Proteins encoded in a region of the Pelobates fuscus isolate aPelFus1 chromosome 11, aPelFus1.pri, whole genome shotgun sequence genome:
- the LOC134577866 gene encoding UDP-GlcNAc:betaGal beta-1,3-N-acetylglucosaminyltransferase 7-like, with protein MPSASQDMECLFRRRRFLKTCISLSVFCVTLVTIHKLKLVEDSRIMSDWLLAENNSYKRSFHATSGYSSKKEDPGHGPGGTHLSPARWDINETNCPENRPLRSQPWFRNVDPRFHQFILHRHCRYFPLLLDHPEKCQGDIHLLIVVKSIIEQHDRRDAVRKTWGKEMVVDGKKIRTLFLLGTTSLGKDHRNLQRLIEQEDQIYGDILQWDFMDTFFNLTLKEVNFLKWFNIYCPKVEFIFKGDDDIFMNTKNVLDFLDFKIGDPLLPSLFVGDIISRAVPIRNKQSKYFIPKELYDKPYPIYAGGGGFLMASTLARRLFTASEKIQLFPIDDVFLGLCLSSIGVQPKAHPGIRTFGISKRRSSAMNKDPCFYKSLLVVHKMSSEDLLNMWNVVHGTNITCAKSVHL; from the coding sequence ATGCCTTCTGCCTCTCAAGATATGGAGTGCCTGTTCAGAAGGAGAAGGTTTCTAAAAACATGTATAAGTTTGTCTGTATTTTGTGTCACGCTGGTAACAATACATAAACTTAAACTGGTGGAAGACTCAAGGATCATGAGTGACTGGTTGCTAGCTGAAAACAACTCCTACAAGAGAAGTTTCCATGCAACCAGTGGCTACTCTTCTAAGAAAGAGGACCCTGGACATGGTCCAGGTGGGACTCATTTGTCACCTGCAAGGTGGGACATCAACGAGACCAATTGCCCAGAAAACCGTCCTCTAAGGAGTCAACCCTGGTTCAGAAATGTGGACCCTAGGTTTCACCAATTTATCTTGCACAGACACTGCAGGTATTTCCCACTTTTATTGGACCACCCTGAAAAGTGCCAAGGAGACATCCACCTTCTTATTGTGGTGAAGTCTATAATTGAGCAACATGATAGAAGAGATGCTGTGAGGAAGACATGGGGTAAGGAAATGGTGGTAGATGGAAAGAAAATTAGAACTTTGTTTCTGCTGGGTACCACATCACTTGGGAAAGATCACAGGAACCTCCAGAGACTGATTGAGCAAGAAGACCAGATATATGGGGACATTCTTCAATGGGATTTCATGGACACCTTTTTCAATCTAACTCTTAAGGAAGTTAACTTCTTAAAGTGGTTCAACATTTATTGCCCTAAAGTTGAATTTATCTTCAAGGGAGATGATGACATTTTCATGAATACTAAAAATGTATTAGACTTTTTGGACTTCAAAATAGGAGACCCTCTCCTGCCCAGCTTATTTGTGGGAGATATTATTTCTAGAGCTGTACCTATTAGGAACAAACAAAGTAAATATTTTATCCCCAAAGAGTTGTATGATAAACCATACCCTATCTATGCTGGAGGGGGTGGGTTTTTAATGGCCTCTACTTTGGCCAGAAGATTGTTTACAGCTTCTGAGAAGATACAGCTATTTCCTATTGATGATGTATTTTTGGGGTTGTGCCTGAGTAGCATAGGTGTGCAGCCTAAGGCTCATCCAGGAATAAGGACATTTGGAATAAGCAAAAGGAGGTCTAGTGCCATGAATAAGGACCCCTGTTTCTATAAGAGCTTGTTGGTGGTGCATAAAATGAGCTCAGAAGACTTGCTAAATATGTGGAATGTTGTCCATGGAACAAATATCACTTGTGCTAAAAGTGTTCATTTATAG